One part of the Vibrio ponticus genome encodes these proteins:
- a CDS encoding FeoB-associated Cys-rich membrane protein produces MTNLIVSLCIVAIVGGAIYKIVAMKRKGGACAGCSQSSGCTTKKNGC; encoded by the coding sequence ATGACGAATCTAATTGTTTCGCTGTGTATCGTTGCTATCGTTGGTGGCGCAATCTATAAAATAGTAGCAATGAAACGAAAAGGTGGGGCATGTGCGGGTTGCTCACAGAGTAGCGGATGTACGACTAAGAAAAATGGGTGTTAG
- a CDS encoding S41 family peptidase, translated as MFKASGLFCFCLLIYSSKASADHVQCEHVLEVLANKVEDNYAGYADNNRENLNVVRSQLSERMSGQPHSNCLDFLSQWLSSFSDPSLNISFMPAHADEFAIPDHASHNDEPQLTWLSSTVALLELPSFETELATSIKQLISDNYTALESAQGLIVDLRGNNDGSFSPMYSVLELIGANGFQSMWHVLASADNTQYYRRQLTDDLRIQSPSVFDSVTELVASMSAYPNTWVEYSWPKVGGEKNLAALKEIFIIQNHSVGFSGEEFILAAKRNHKVKTFGSKTLGQLDYAEPVPHTILDSYIVYIPSQKRVWLQQSPINNIGLVPDVKLHVAEEEVVEYLHDLMRLKLKVPSMSSSI; from the coding sequence ATGTTTAAAGCTTCTGGATTGTTTTGTTTTTGTCTATTGATTTATTCATCTAAAGCGTCAGCTGACCATGTTCAATGTGAACATGTGTTGGAAGTACTTGCTAATAAAGTCGAAGATAACTATGCCGGTTATGCGGACAACAATCGAGAAAACCTAAATGTGGTGAGAAGCCAACTTAGTGAGCGTATGAGCGGTCAACCTCACAGTAATTGCTTAGACTTTTTGTCTCAGTGGTTGAGCTCATTTTCTGACCCAAGTTTGAATATATCTTTTATGCCTGCTCATGCTGATGAATTCGCCATACCAGATCATGCAAGCCATAACGATGAGCCACAACTAACTTGGTTATCATCAACTGTTGCTTTGTTGGAACTACCATCCTTCGAAACTGAGTTAGCGACGTCGATCAAGCAATTGATTAGCGACAACTATACGGCACTGGAATCAGCACAAGGATTAATTGTGGATTTACGAGGTAATAACGATGGTAGCTTTTCTCCAATGTATTCAGTACTTGAACTCATCGGAGCTAACGGTTTCCAATCTATGTGGCATGTCCTCGCGTCTGCTGACAATACTCAATATTATCGCCGACAATTAACCGATGATCTGAGAATCCAGAGTCCATCGGTGTTTGACTCAGTCACAGAATTAGTCGCATCTATGAGTGCTTATCCAAATACGTGGGTGGAATACTCGTGGCCAAAGGTTGGTGGGGAAAAAAATTTAGCGGCCCTTAAAGAGATCTTTATTATTCAAAATCATTCTGTGGGCTTTAGTGGCGAGGAGTTTATCCTGGCAGCTAAGCGCAATCATAAAGTCAAAACATTTGGCAGCAAAACGTTGGGGCAACTTGACTACGCAGAGCCCGTCCCGCACACGATCCTTGATAGCTATATCGTATATATTCCATCCCAAAAACGGGTATGGTTACAGCAGTCACCGATTAACAATATAGGTTTAGTGCCAGATGTTAAGCTTCATGTCGCTGAGGAGGAGGTTGTTGAATACCTTCATGATTTAATGCGGCTTAAATTGAAGGTTCCATCGATGAGTTCAAGCATTTAG
- a CDS encoding FAD-dependent oxidoreductase, with protein MTKIVIIGGVAGGASAAARARRLSEDAQIIMFERGPFVSFANCGLPYHIGGDIQERSKLLLQTPESFLARFNVDVRVMNEVTAINRHDKTVTVKNLLDGSEYQQEYDFLLLSPGAAPVVPPIPGVDNPLTHSLRNIPDMDKIIQTIKMNNVEHATVVGGGFIGLEMMEAFHQLGIKTTLLELSDQVMTPVDREMAGFAHDEIRNHGIDLRLSTALSSVEYIPETHVANQDAGESNHHQHLNGHLVLTLSNEEQLKTDLLIMAIGVRPETALAQQAGLQLGALGGIYTNEYMQTSDPAIYAVGDAVEEKDFVTGEQTLVPLAGPANRQGRMAADNMLGRKETYQGTQGTAICKIFDLAVASTGKNEKQLKRDNITYEKVYVHTASHASYYPGAEIVSFKMLFDPNTGKILGAQAVGKDGVDKRIDVMAVAQRAGMTVEQLQHLELTYAPPYGSAKDVINQAAFVANNIIQGDATPIHFDQIDNLSDEQILLDVRNPGERENDNHLSGDINIPVDQLRQRMGELPKDKEIVLYCQVGLRGNVAYRQLVNNGFKARNLIGGYRTYKFAKA; from the coding sequence ATGACGAAGATTGTAATTATCGGTGGTGTCGCGGGCGGCGCTTCTGCGGCGGCGAGAGCACGACGTTTAAGCGAAGATGCACAGATCATTATGTTTGAGCGCGGACCATTTGTCTCATTTGCTAACTGCGGATTGCCTTATCATATTGGTGGCGATATTCAAGAACGCAGTAAGTTACTCCTACAAACACCTGAAAGTTTCTTAGCCCGTTTTAATGTCGACGTGCGCGTGATGAACGAAGTTACCGCCATCAATCGCCACGATAAAACCGTGACAGTAAAGAATTTACTTGATGGCAGTGAATACCAACAAGAATATGATTTCTTGCTATTAAGCCCGGGCGCAGCACCTGTTGTCCCACCCATCCCAGGGGTAGACAACCCACTCACCCATTCGCTGCGCAATATTCCAGATATGGATAAAATCATCCAGACCATCAAGATGAATAATGTTGAGCATGCTACGGTTGTCGGTGGCGGTTTTATTGGCTTAGAAATGATGGAAGCGTTCCATCAACTTGGCATCAAAACCACGCTACTTGAGTTATCAGACCAAGTGATGACTCCTGTTGATCGCGAAATGGCGGGGTTTGCCCACGACGAAATCCGTAATCATGGCATTGACCTACGCCTAAGTACCGCGCTTAGCAGTGTGGAATACATTCCTGAAACGCATGTCGCCAATCAGGATGCCGGCGAAAGCAATCACCACCAGCATTTAAACGGACACCTAGTATTAACACTCAGCAATGAAGAGCAGCTAAAAACCGATCTATTGATCATGGCGATTGGTGTTCGTCCTGAAACAGCGCTTGCTCAACAAGCAGGATTACAACTTGGTGCACTGGGTGGTATTTACACCAATGAATATATGCAAACCAGCGATCCAGCTATTTACGCGGTAGGTGATGCCGTTGAGGAAAAAGACTTTGTAACAGGCGAACAAACCCTTGTTCCACTCGCTGGACCTGCCAACCGCCAAGGTCGTATGGCTGCAGACAACATGCTTGGTCGTAAAGAGACTTATCAGGGTACACAAGGCACCGCGATCTGTAAGATCTTTGATTTAGCCGTAGCATCTACAGGTAAAAATGAGAAACAATTAAAACGTGACAACATCACTTATGAAAAAGTCTACGTGCACACAGCAAGCCATGCGAGTTACTACCCTGGCGCTGAAATTGTGTCGTTCAAGATGCTGTTTGACCCTAATACAGGCAAAATCTTAGGCGCTCAAGCAGTAGGTAAAGATGGTGTCGATAAACGTATTGATGTCATGGCAGTTGCCCAACGTGCGGGCATGACGGTTGAACAACTACAACACCTAGAGTTAACTTATGCACCACCGTATGGCTCGGCAAAAGACGTTATCAACCAAGCTGCATTTGTTGCTAATAACATCATTCAAGGCGACGCAACTCCAATTCATTTTGATCAGATTGACAATCTGTCAGATGAACAGATACTGCTTGATGTGCGTAATCCGGGTGAACGAGAAAACGACAATCACTTAAGCGGTGATATCAATATTCCGGTCGATCAACTACGTCAACGTATGGGCGAACTACCAAAAGACAAAGAGATTGTGCTCTACTGTCAAGTTGGTCTGCGTGGGAATGTCGCCTACCGACAACTGGTCAACAATGGCTTCAAAGCGCGTAACCTAATCGGTGGTTATAGAACATATAAGTTTGCCAAAGCATAA
- a CDS encoding FeoA family protein: MFWFSKKNKTQKSTSNTLAGAEVNKEYTIKSIVQDDKEMAHFLSTLGCFAGESITVISVLSDTYVISVKDARYSIDSDLANTVILN, translated from the coding sequence ATGTTTTGGTTTAGTAAAAAAAATAAAACTCAAAAATCGACTAGTAATACCTTAGCAGGCGCTGAGGTAAATAAAGAATATACGATAAAAAGTATTGTTCAAGATGATAAAGAGATGGCGCATTTTTTAAGCACGTTAGGTTGTTTTGCTGGAGAAAGCATTACCGTCATCTCCGTACTTTCAGATACTTATGTTATTTCGGTAAAGGATGCTCGTTATAGCATCGATTCTGATTTAGCAAACACGGTGATTTTAAATTAA
- the feoB gene encoding ferrous iron transporter B, which produces MKISLAGNPNSGKTTLFNALTGRLEKVGNWAGVTISKKEAPLRKELAIANGEATIVDLPGAYSMSPFTLEESITRDFIKRENPDVILNVVDATNLNRSLFFTTQLLELGIPVVVALNKSDLNKSRKLTIDVTQLSQQLGCPVVETVAADNSVAGLTELVSKVVASKDQQQVAPFTQEYSEIKQAEEVQAFDAERFSFVKQLVAKVETRQVSSSEQTIHDKVDKVLAHKWFGLPIFAVIMWCVFSISQTHVGPLFADTLVGWIDSFYGMVEGMMGDDVSPLLSALLLDGIIGGVGAVVGFLPLIMVLFFMLALLEDSGYMARVAIIMDRFFKKVGLSGKSIIPMIIGTGCAIPGIMATRTIQNERQRRTTAMLTPFMPCGAKLPVIALFAGVFFQDSAWVGTSMYFAGIGLIILGAMLIVRITGEKSTRSFFILEMPEYRVPSLKLAMNSTLSRAKAFIIKAGTIILLCNAAVQIMQTFTWGFEIVPEGAESTSILAGLASPFAFLLIPLGFGVWQLAAAAITGFIAKENVVGTLAVVYGITNFIDTEELALVSGSADVATVMGLSSVAALAYLMFNLFTPPCFAAIGAMNAELENKKWLMGGIGLQLGIAYVTAFVIYQVGTFATTGALGEGFVFGLIVCAALIGYLFTLLKKGSLKEQEKLGLSLQ; this is translated from the coding sequence TTGAAAATTTCATTAGCAGGTAACCCAAATAGTGGCAAAACCACACTATTTAATGCGTTAACTGGAAGGTTGGAAAAAGTGGGTAACTGGGCTGGTGTGACAATCAGCAAAAAAGAAGCTCCTTTACGTAAGGAATTAGCGATTGCGAATGGTGAGGCGACAATTGTTGATCTTCCAGGAGCATATTCAATGTCTCCATTTACGTTAGAAGAGAGTATTACTCGCGATTTTATTAAGCGTGAGAATCCAGATGTGATTCTTAATGTTGTCGACGCCACAAACCTAAACCGAAGCCTATTTTTCACTACACAACTTTTAGAGTTAGGTATTCCAGTTGTTGTTGCGCTTAACAAGAGTGATTTAAACAAAAGTAGAAAGCTTACTATTGATGTAACTCAACTTAGTCAACAACTTGGCTGTCCAGTCGTTGAAACGGTTGCAGCAGATAACTCGGTGGCGGGCCTAACTGAACTGGTGAGTAAAGTTGTTGCAAGTAAAGATCAGCAACAAGTCGCTCCGTTTACTCAAGAATATTCAGAGATCAAACAAGCAGAAGAAGTGCAAGCGTTTGACGCTGAGCGTTTTAGTTTTGTTAAACAACTTGTCGCAAAAGTAGAAACTCGTCAGGTCAGCAGTTCAGAACAAACGATTCACGATAAAGTGGATAAAGTTTTGGCGCATAAGTGGTTTGGCTTACCAATATTTGCCGTGATCATGTGGTGCGTGTTCTCCATTTCTCAAACGCACGTTGGTCCGCTTTTCGCTGATACTTTAGTCGGTTGGATTGATAGCTTCTACGGAATGGTAGAAGGAATGATGGGAGATGACGTATCTCCGTTGCTTAGTGCGCTACTGCTTGATGGTATTATCGGTGGTGTGGGTGCGGTTGTCGGTTTCCTACCTTTGATTATGGTTTTGTTCTTCATGTTGGCGTTACTTGAAGATAGCGGTTACATGGCACGTGTCGCGATCATTATGGATAGATTCTTCAAGAAAGTGGGTCTTTCTGGTAAGTCGATTATCCCGATGATTATTGGTACCGGTTGTGCGATACCAGGTATCATGGCAACGCGTACCATTCAAAATGAAAGACAGCGCCGCACAACTGCAATGCTGACTCCATTTATGCCTTGTGGCGCCAAGTTGCCGGTTATTGCTTTGTTTGCTGGTGTGTTCTTCCAAGATTCTGCATGGGTAGGCACGAGCATGTACTTTGCAGGTATCGGTCTTATCATTCTTGGTGCAATGCTGATTGTTCGAATTACAGGTGAGAAAAGTACACGTTCATTCTTTATCTTAGAAATGCCTGAATATCGCGTACCAAGCTTGAAACTAGCGATGAACTCGACGTTGTCTCGCGCAAAAGCGTTCATCATCAAAGCGGGTACTATCATTCTATTGTGTAATGCTGCGGTCCAAATTATGCAGACATTCACATGGGGATTTGAGATTGTTCCAGAAGGTGCTGAGAGCACGAGTATTCTTGCTGGTCTAGCTTCACCATTTGCTTTCTTGCTTATCCCTCTAGGTTTTGGTGTATGGCAATTGGCAGCTGCTGCAATTACCGGCTTTATCGCTAAAGAAAACGTGGTTGGTACGTTAGCGGTTGTATACGGCATCACTAACTTTATTGATACCGAAGAACTGGCGCTTGTATCGGGCAGTGCTGATGTTGCAACAGTGATGGGCTTGTCCTCAGTCGCTGCACTGGCTTACTTGATGTTTAACCTGTTTACACCGCCATGTTTTGCTGCCATTGGTGCGATGAATGCCGAATTAGAAAACAAAAAATGGTTAATGGGTGGCATTGGTCTACAACTTGGTATCGCTTACGTTACCGCATTTGTTATCTATCAAGTGGGTACATTCGCGACCACTGGTGCGCTAGGTGAAGGTTTTGTTTTTGGTCTTATCGTGTGCGCTGCGTTGATTGGTTATTTATTTACACTACTCAAAAAAGGATCACTTAAAGAGCAAGAGAAACTGGGTCTTAGCCTACAGTAA
- a CDS encoding sensor domain-containing phosphodiesterase: MDVLVNEVIRAKDEDDLYWRCLREIYTQYQPTHGFIAEFNSARSEASTLAYLYDGKPLDNFTYDLAGTPCANVLHDKEICRYADNVQQHFPHDIALVELGAESYIGVPLQNQDGDIVGVLALLYSKPLAERSFDDAWLLAAGFLIGKTIVQQRLTREKNQLLAQFERSEQITESCSWHWDVATDRFSYSKNLKSMFDISDSVDLSFDDFFSNHIFCSPQRYAQFLSGAFSPCSISKVVIDKEQTKCGLALELTFFKHYSAQGALRRIEGNLKNITDYSLLENNHLIATKVIELSNNGVLVTDEENRIRHMNAKAEQITGFTFEEAQGHTPGIFRSDIHDNKFYGSMWHQINRTGHWSGEVWNKTKSGAVYPEVLSISAVKDRNGIVKNYIGIFDDISDRKLMESELLKYKNKQDFTGLQTRTKFMQYFEQHKDLIVVLLDIHRFSTINNLYGESFGNKVLRYVGLLLYRNFRGGTVSVCRYAADQFALSWHVDDLDDIDTLIDEIRSRVEKEFYIDGRLVKLSINMGYALPGKSPNSTHLMAKAYYALDSAKSQSHPSTVRYSAYLEKNIGRREQLGIKLKRAIDESLLHVEYQPIYDLNLGKVVKFEALARWIDDGNSISPFEFIPIAEELGYISQLGNLILTKVCQDLNQLKRLGHNDIKVSVNRSIDELTDENIDNCSILKTLAMYGLSTSDIIIEITESVPLEDKPEVQELLHQLRGKGLKLALDDFGTGFASFSNLMKNTVDILKIDRSFIRNIETDKNNAVLAQSVTLLATQLGLDVIAEGVETKEQLTILRDMGCRYIQGYYISKPVPFSQAIGFLQPEHCLA; the protein is encoded by the coding sequence ATGGACGTATTGGTTAATGAGGTCATTCGGGCTAAAGACGAAGATGATCTTTATTGGCGTTGCCTGAGAGAAATCTACACTCAATACCAACCTACGCACGGTTTTATCGCGGAGTTTAACTCTGCACGCAGTGAGGCAAGTACATTAGCCTACTTATACGATGGTAAGCCTTTAGATAACTTTACCTATGACCTTGCCGGTACGCCTTGTGCTAATGTGTTGCATGACAAAGAAATTTGCCGCTATGCAGATAACGTGCAACAACACTTTCCTCATGATATAGCTTTAGTAGAGTTAGGCGCGGAGAGTTATATTGGCGTTCCTTTACAGAATCAAGATGGCGATATTGTTGGGGTTTTGGCTCTGCTCTATTCTAAACCTTTGGCTGAACGCTCCTTTGATGACGCCTGGTTATTGGCTGCGGGTTTTTTAATTGGTAAGACCATAGTGCAACAACGCCTAACGCGCGAAAAAAACCAGTTATTGGCGCAATTTGAGCGTTCTGAGCAAATCACGGAATCCTGTTCATGGCACTGGGACGTGGCGACTGATCGCTTTAGCTATTCCAAGAATTTGAAATCGATGTTTGACATATCAGACTCGGTAGACTTGAGCTTTGATGATTTCTTTTCAAATCATATCTTTTGCTCACCACAGCGTTACGCACAGTTCCTCTCCGGGGCATTTTCTCCTTGCTCGATAAGTAAAGTTGTCATTGATAAGGAGCAGACGAAATGCGGTCTCGCACTTGAGTTAACTTTCTTTAAGCACTACAGCGCACAAGGAGCACTGCGCCGCATTGAAGGTAACTTAAAAAATATCACCGATTACTCACTGTTAGAAAATAACCATCTAATCGCAACGAAAGTTATCGAGCTATCTAATAACGGCGTTCTTGTCACTGATGAAGAAAACCGAATTCGACATATGAATGCTAAAGCTGAGCAGATCACAGGCTTTACGTTTGAAGAAGCCCAGGGGCACACACCGGGCATATTTCGCTCTGATATTCATGATAATAAGTTCTATGGTTCGATGTGGCATCAAATTAATCGAACCGGTCATTGGTCTGGCGAAGTGTGGAATAAGACCAAATCGGGCGCTGTTTATCCTGAAGTTCTGTCTATTTCTGCGGTGAAAGATAGAAATGGCATCGTTAAGAATTACATTGGTATTTTCGATGACATTAGCGATCGGAAGTTGATGGAAAGCGAGTTACTTAAGTATAAGAACAAGCAAGACTTTACGGGGTTACAAACTCGAACCAAGTTTATGCAGTATTTTGAGCAGCATAAAGACTTGATAGTGGTGTTGTTAGACATTCATCGTTTCTCGACGATCAACAATTTGTATGGCGAAAGCTTTGGTAACAAAGTGCTCCGTTACGTTGGGTTATTGCTTTATCGTAATTTTAGAGGCGGTACGGTTAGCGTTTGTCGCTACGCAGCGGATCAATTTGCGTTATCTTGGCATGTCGATGATTTAGATGATATTGATACCTTAATTGATGAGATTCGCAGTCGAGTTGAAAAAGAGTTCTACATTGATGGACGACTCGTTAAGCTCAGCATTAATATGGGTTATGCACTTCCTGGTAAGTCGCCAAATAGTACTCATTTGATGGCTAAGGCATATTACGCGTTAGATTCAGCAAAATCTCAGTCCCATCCAAGCACCGTCCGTTACTCGGCATATTTAGAAAAAAACATTGGTAGGAGAGAGCAGTTAGGCATAAAGCTTAAACGGGCAATTGATGAATCCTTACTGCACGTTGAGTACCAGCCAATCTATGATTTGAATCTAGGTAAAGTGGTTAAGTTTGAAGCGCTAGCGAGATGGATAGATGATGGCAACAGTATCTCGCCTTTTGAGTTTATTCCGATTGCCGAAGAGCTTGGCTATATTAGCCAACTTGGTAATCTTATCCTGACTAAAGTTTGCCAAGACTTAAATCAATTAAAGCGCCTAGGGCACAATGACATAAAAGTGTCTGTTAACCGTTCGATTGATGAGTTAACTGATGAGAATATTGATAACTGCTCGATCTTAAAAACGTTAGCTATGTATGGGCTGAGCACCTCAGATATTATTATCGAAATTACCGAATCGGTTCCGTTGGAAGATAAGCCAGAAGTACAAGAGCTGTTACATCAATTGCGCGGTAAAGGGCTTAAGTTGGCACTTGACGACTTTGGAACTGGATTTGCCTCCTTTTCTAACTTAATGAAAAATACCGTTGATATCCTCAAGATTGACCGTTCCTTTATTCGGAATATCGAAACAGACAAAAACAATGCGGTGTTGGCACAGTCGGTTACTTTACTAGCCACCCAATTAGGGCTCGACGTTATCGCTGAAGGGGTTGAGACAAAAGAACAGTTAACAATATTGAGAGATATGGGGTGTCGATATATCCAAGGTTATTACATTAGTAAGCCAGTTCCGTTCTCACAAGCGATAGGTTTTCTTCAGCCTGAGCACTGTTTAGCTTGA
- a CDS encoding YeeE/YedE family protein has product MIDAIPWNALIGGMLLGCSATLLLLFNGKVAGISGIVNGLFARVRGDVAWRLVFVIGMVFGGGSAIRLFTINVPDTQNISLVAFAVAGLLVGVGTRLGNGCTSGHGICGIGRLSKRSIVATVTFMLVAGITVFIRLHVI; this is encoded by the coding sequence ATGATTGATGCCATTCCATGGAATGCACTCATAGGCGGGATGTTACTCGGCTGTTCTGCCACATTGCTTTTACTGTTTAACGGTAAAGTTGCGGGTATAAGTGGCATAGTGAATGGTCTCTTCGCTCGAGTGCGAGGTGACGTTGCTTGGCGATTGGTTTTCGTTATTGGCATGGTATTCGGTGGTGGCAGTGCTATCCGTTTATTCACTATCAATGTTCCCGATACTCAGAACATTTCTTTAGTTGCGTTTGCGGTAGCTGGTTTACTGGTGGGCGTTGGTACAAGGCTTGGCAATGGTTGTACGAGTGGTCATGGTATTTGCGGTATTGGGCGTTTATCTAAACGTTCTATAGTGGCAACAGTCACATTTATGCTGGTGGCGGGCATTACCGTGTTTATCCGTCTTCATGTGATTTAG
- a CDS encoding endonuclease/exonuclease/phosphatase family protein, which yields MVKNTLLILRSKPLIFLYIVVLTTFQTQAGQSFKVSTWNMEWFVSEGNERFAPSLRNNDDFYKMAHYFNKLDTPILAFQEVGDAAALRRLIGDKYTLYMSDRALAMNSQLQYDDINQYTGFAVRNSIAVQDVDDFSLLPAQRHDKLRFASYIIVEPYSDSPIHLLNVHLKARCSGRYENNKACQTLKLQGEALNHWIKEREANVERYMIVGDFNHNLSFNRDWFWQSLSKSTDAVLATRHVNAECKVRSRKNPNRTHQFRSLIDHIVTSRDIDIIEIRQNLYQSQDVLDYQLSDHCPITATFK from the coding sequence ATGGTAAAAAATACGCTGCTTATTTTACGGTCAAAACCTCTCATTTTTCTATATATAGTGGTATTGACTACATTTCAGACACAAGCAGGACAATCGTTCAAAGTTTCGACATGGAATATGGAATGGTTTGTTTCTGAGGGAAATGAACGTTTTGCACCTTCGTTGCGCAATAACGATGATTTTTACAAAATGGCGCACTATTTCAATAAACTCGATACCCCTATTCTCGCGTTCCAAGAAGTTGGGGACGCAGCGGCATTAAGGCGGCTCATTGGCGACAAATATACCCTATATATGTCCGATCGCGCGCTAGCGATGAATAGCCAGCTCCAATACGATGACATCAACCAGTATACGGGGTTCGCAGTACGAAACAGTATCGCGGTACAAGATGTCGATGACTTCTCACTCCTACCCGCGCAACGCCATGACAAGCTGCGTTTTGCAAGCTACATCATTGTTGAGCCTTACAGTGACTCACCCATTCATTTACTCAACGTTCATTTAAAAGCGCGTTGCAGCGGACGCTATGAAAACAATAAAGCGTGTCAAACTCTTAAATTGCAGGGCGAAGCATTAAATCATTGGATTAAAGAACGTGAAGCCAATGTTGAGCGCTATATGATAGTGGGTGACTTCAATCATAACCTCTCCTTCAATCGAGATTGGTTTTGGCAATCATTGAGCAAGTCGACAGATGCTGTGCTGGCGACACGTCATGTCAACGCAGAATGTAAGGTACGTAGCCGTAAAAATCCAAACCGAACTCATCAGTTCCGTTCATTAATCGACCATATTGTAACCAGCCGTGATATAGACATTATTGAGATAAGACAGAACCTTTACCAATCGCAAGATGTACTGGACTATCAACTCAGTGACCACTGCCCAATCACGGCAACGTTCAAATAA
- a CDS encoding YeeE/YedE family protein translates to MNLFVAALSGLLFGLGMAVSGMIDPAKVIGFLDVAGNWDPSLAFVMGGALAVFMPAYFVLIKPRAHSVSGAEYCLPTNNTIDKRLVIGAALFGVGWGVAGVCPGPAVASLSYGNVGIWIFIATMLLGSLLTQSLSSSKTHLNKLSAK, encoded by the coding sequence ATGAATCTATTTGTTGCAGCGTTAAGTGGTCTGTTATTTGGTTTAGGCATGGCAGTATCAGGCATGATTGATCCTGCCAAAGTGATTGGTTTTCTTGATGTCGCCGGAAATTGGGACCCGAGTTTGGCGTTTGTGATGGGCGGAGCCCTAGCGGTATTTATGCCTGCGTATTTTGTGTTGATAAAACCACGTGCACATTCGGTGTCGGGCGCTGAGTATTGCTTACCAACCAACAACACTATTGATAAGCGCTTGGTTATTGGTGCAGCGCTGTTTGGTGTCGGTTGGGGAGTAGCAGGTGTTTGTCCGGGTCCTGCGGTAGCCAGTCTCAGTTACGGTAATGTGGGGATTTGGATTTTTATTGCCACCATGTTGCTGGGCTCGCTGCTAACTCAATCACTGAGTTCTTCTAAAACACACCTCAACAAGTTGTCTGCAAAATAA
- a CDS encoding EamA family transporter, whose product MFQTSWLSWALLSAIFAALTAVFTKLGVNTINSDFATFIRTCVILILVGGIAFFTQKFQPISEVSSKGLLFIVLSGLATGASWLCYFRAMSLGQASQVAPIDKLSVVFVAVFGVLVLGENLSLTNWLGVVLITLGIILVAWQ is encoded by the coding sequence ATGTTTCAAACATCATGGCTTAGTTGGGCCCTTCTATCTGCAATTTTTGCCGCTTTAACCGCAGTTTTCACGAAATTGGGCGTGAATACCATTAACTCCGATTTTGCAACATTTATCCGTACTTGCGTGATATTGATTTTGGTTGGTGGTATCGCTTTTTTCACTCAAAAATTTCAACCAATAAGTGAGGTTTCTAGTAAAGGTTTATTATTTATCGTCTTATCAGGTCTTGCTACGGGCGCATCGTGGCTTTGCTACTTTCGCGCTATGAGCTTAGGTCAAGCTTCTCAAGTTGCCCCCATCGATAAATTAAGTGTCGTGTTCGTTGCGGTATTCGGGGTGTTAGTGCTTGGAGAGAATTTGAGTTTGACCAATTGGCTTGGTGTTGTTCTGATCACTTTGGGCATCATTCTAGTAGCGTGGCAGTGA
- a CDS encoding ArsR/SmtB family transcription factor, producing MSETQFDMMQMQKNATQAAELLKVMAHPERLMVICQLTQGEVGVGSLQENSTLSQSALSQHLSVLRKHNIIKARKESQQVFYSLADSRVEVMMKSLHCVFCANKEDL from the coding sequence ATGAGTGAAACGCAATTTGACATGATGCAGATGCAAAAAAATGCAACGCAAGCAGCGGAATTACTGAAAGTAATGGCGCATCCAGAGCGCCTGATGGTGATTTGCCAACTGACGCAAGGTGAAGTTGGCGTAGGCTCCTTACAAGAGAACTCAACACTTAGCCAATCCGCATTGTCGCAACATCTAAGCGTGTTGCGTAAACACAATATCATCAAAGCGCGCAAGGAGTCTCAGCAGGTATTTTACTCGCTCGCGGATTCGAGAGTGGAGGTAATGATGAAGTCACTACACTGCGTATTTTGCGCAAACAAGGAGGATTTATGA